A genomic region of Acidobacteriota bacterium contains the following coding sequences:
- a CDS encoding NAD(P)/FAD-dependent oxidoreductase, with protein sequence MKRYDAIIIGGGHNGLVAGAYLARAGLKTLVLEQRPLVGGAAVSEQVYPGFTYSVFSYVVSLLRPEIIRDLRLAQHGLVILPLESTLTPLPGGDRLYRDGDKYRTQRDIARFSVRDAEAYAEYSRVMYFMAKAVKYMLGVKPPDPASWRPGELGGLLDLARHMLGLGREQLYLLSRLMTASAYDFLREWFESEPLLATLSASGIIGTFLGPRSPGTAYVLLHHYMGEIDGNFRAWGFARGGTGAISEAIASSARALGAEIRCDAGVAEVILEDGLAAGVRLQNGDECHADTVVSSLDPHNTFLKLIGEDHLPADLVRAVSNFTSRGSSAKVNLALDAAPDLACWPGAGPHLRGAVSISPSTEYLEQAYDDAKYGRFSRKPYIDMIIPSMIDPGMAPPGKHVMSCFVQYAPYHLRSGAQSWDQQRDVLGDAVIDTLSQFIPNLKDILLHRQVLTPLDIERTIGLTQGNIFQGELSLQQLFFLRPAAGYAGYHTPIPNYFQCGSATHPGGGITGAPGRLAALEILRRLRHPGEARA encoded by the coding sequence GTGAAGCGCTATGACGCCATCATCATCGGGGGAGGGCACAACGGGCTGGTGGCGGGAGCCTACCTGGCCCGCGCCGGACTCAAGACGCTGGTGCTGGAACAGCGTCCGCTGGTGGGGGGAGCGGCGGTCAGCGAACAGGTCTATCCCGGATTCACCTACTCGGTCTTCTCCTACGTGGTCAGCTTGCTGCGTCCCGAAATCATCCGCGACCTGCGCCTGGCCCAGCACGGACTGGTCATTCTGCCCCTGGAGAGCACTCTTACCCCGCTGCCCGGCGGCGACCGCCTCTACCGCGACGGCGACAAATACCGCACCCAGCGCGACATCGCCCGCTTCTCGGTGCGCGACGCCGAGGCTTACGCCGAATACTCGCGGGTCATGTACTTCATGGCCAAGGCGGTCAAGTATATGCTGGGCGTCAAGCCTCCCGACCCCGCCTCCTGGCGGCCCGGCGAACTGGGCGGACTGCTCGACCTGGCCCGCCACATGTTGGGCCTGGGACGCGAGCAGCTCTACCTGCTGAGCCGCCTCATGACGGCCTCGGCCTACGACTTCTTGCGCGAGTGGTTCGAGTCCGAGCCGCTGCTGGCCACTCTCTCGGCTTCAGGCATCATCGGCACATTCCTGGGTCCGCGCTCGCCGGGGACGGCCTACGTGCTGCTGCACCATTACATGGGCGAGATCGACGGCAACTTCCGGGCCTGGGGATTCGCCCGTGGCGGCACCGGAGCCATTTCCGAAGCCATCGCCTCCTCGGCCCGGGCGCTGGGCGCCGAGATCCGCTGCGACGCGGGAGTGGCCGAGGTCATCCTCGAGGACGGCTTAGCCGCGGGAGTCCGCCTGCAGAACGGCGACGAATGCCATGCCGACACCGTCGTGTCCTCCCTCGACCCCCACAATACCTTCCTCAAGCTGATCGGAGAGGATCACTTGCCCGCCGACCTGGTGCGGGCTGTCTCCAACTTCACTTCGCGCGGGTCCTCCGCCAAGGTCAACCTGGCTTTGGACGCCGCCCCCGACTTGGCCTGCTGGCCCGGCGCCGGTCCTCATCTGCGCGGGGCCGTTTCCATTTCGCCCTCCACCGAATACCTGGAGCAAGCCTACGACGACGCCAAGTACGGACGCTTCTCGCGCAAGCCCTACATCGACATGATCATCCCCTCCATGATCGATCCCGGCATGGCGCCGCCGGGCAAGCACGTCATGAGCTGTTTCGTCCAATACGCCCCCTACCACCTGCGTTCCGGCGCACAATCCTGGGACCAGCAGCGCGATGTCCTGGGCGATGCGGTCATCGACACGCTGAGCCAATTCATTCCCAACCTCAAGGACATCCTCCTCCACCGCCAGGTGCTGACGCCGCTCGACATCGAACGCACCATCGGACTCACCCAGGGCAATATCTTCCAGGGAGAATTGAGCCTGCAGCAGCTCTTCTTTTTGCGTCCGGCGGCGGGATACGCCGGCTATCACACCCCCATCCCCAACTACTTTCAATGCGGCTCCGCAACCCATCCCGGCGGAGGCATCACCGGCGCCCCCGGGCGCCTGGCCGCCCTGGAGATCCTGCGCCGCCTGCGCCACCCCGGGGAGGCCCGAGCATGA